The following coding sequences lie in one Candidatus Neptunochlamydia sp. REUL1 genomic window:
- a CDS encoding cysteine desulfurase, whose product MVNSFDIRRVREDFPMLKKMMNGRHLIYLDTAATSQKPQSVIDAIHRFYSLEYGTVHRAIYELAAHSTEMYSTVRTKVQQFIGAREEEEIIFTRGTTESINLVAHSYGRTFLKKGDEIIISEMEHHSNIVPWQLLAKERGLKLKYIPMSLEGELRLDVFKELLSERTKLVSVAHIANATGTINPIKEIISLAHQVGAKVLIDGAQAASHLSLNVEALDVDFYAFSGHKIYGPTGIGVLYGKRELLKDMPPFIGGGDMIETVTMEESTFQDPPLRFEAGTPSIAEVIGLGAAIDYIESLGRENIEEWLNHLLSHATEKLLEVSGLKIIGTAKKKGPIISFVLDDLHPLDLGTLLGLKGIAIRTGHLCAQPALSRFGLKSIARISLGIYNTLSDIDNTVEAIQEGVLLLRPEVSY is encoded by the coding sequence ATGGTTAATTCCTTCGACATAAGACGCGTTCGAGAAGACTTCCCCATGCTAAAAAAGATGATGAATGGAAGACACCTCATCTATCTTGATACTGCTGCGACGTCTCAAAAGCCTCAAAGTGTGATTGACGCAATCCACAGATTCTATTCTCTGGAGTATGGCACTGTTCATCGAGCGATTTATGAGCTTGCTGCCCATTCGACTGAAATGTATAGCACTGTCCGAACGAAAGTGCAGCAGTTTATTGGGGCTCGCGAAGAAGAAGAAATCATCTTTACAAGAGGGACCACCGAGTCGATTAACTTAGTGGCTCATTCTTATGGAAGGACTTTCCTAAAGAAAGGGGATGAGATCATCATTTCTGAAATGGAACATCATTCCAATATTGTTCCCTGGCAACTCCTAGCAAAGGAAAGGGGACTCAAACTTAAGTACATCCCCATGAGTTTAGAAGGGGAGCTTCGCCTGGATGTTTTTAAAGAGCTTCTCAGTGAAAGAACAAAACTTGTTTCAGTGGCGCATATTGCAAATGCAACGGGAACCATCAACCCGATAAAAGAGATCATTTCCCTCGCGCATCAAGTGGGAGCAAAAGTGCTGATTGATGGTGCGCAGGCAGCCTCCCACCTTTCTCTCAATGTTGAAGCTCTTGATGTCGATTTCTACGCCTTTTCAGGCCATAAAATTTATGGACCCACAGGAATTGGAGTTCTCTACGGCAAGCGAGAACTCCTGAAAGATATGCCTCCTTTCATTGGAGGAGGGGATATGATTGAAACCGTGACAATGGAAGAATCAACCTTTCAAGATCCTCCGTTGCGCTTTGAAGCAGGAACCCCCTCAATTGCAGAAGTGATTGGGCTAGGAGCTGCCATTGATTATATAGAGTCTCTTGGCCGCGAAAATATTGAAGAATGGCTCAACCATCTCCTTTCCCATGCTACCGAAAAGCTTCTTGAAGTCTCAGGACTCAAAATCATTGGCACTGCAAAGAAGAAGGGGCCCATTATCAGCTTTGTTCTTGACGACTTACACCCACTTGATCTGGGGACGCTGCTTGGTCTCAAAGGAATTGCTATTCGAACAGGACATCTTTGCGCTCAGCCTGCGCTTTCTCGTTTTGGTCTCAAATCGATTGCCCGTATTTCATTGGGGATCTATAACACTCTCAGTGATAT
- a CDS encoding SufB/SufD family protein — protein sequence MSLLETLKPLFQENAPWKKGVWSAIEQLGLPTKKWDAFRYSSLMQLNQGSFKLAQANDIKISGAAGIIALPLNSAMRSHGALLLKGFQEALIGEKNPYALLNTAFADSGLFLYVPPGKTIEMEWTLPSLEEGALHTPKMEIFLGKGAHLSVHYTQKGQGHYFYNQHLQFSLEEGATASVNEHLEHSSDGFAMHTVRARLKKEAFFKMFTFSKGACSERHDIQVSLEGERSEVDLKGLSLPAFKDEVHHYIDVRHVAPNCRSNQHYKTALMRRARSSFEGKIFVEKEAQQTEAYQLNNNLLLSPKAQAMSKPNLEILADDVKASHGATVARPKEEELFYLQSRGLSKKEAEWHLARGFCMELACESVIDRFLRQGQEDG from the coding sequence ATGAGTTTACTAGAAACATTAAAACCTCTGTTTCAAGAGAATGCCCCCTGGAAAAAAGGAGTATGGTCTGCGATTGAGCAGCTAGGTCTTCCGACGAAAAAGTGGGATGCCTTTCGCTATAGTTCTTTGATGCAATTAAATCAGGGATCTTTTAAACTAGCTCAGGCTAACGACATTAAAATTTCGGGCGCCGCTGGGATCATTGCCCTCCCCCTAAATTCTGCGATGCGATCTCACGGCGCTCTTCTTTTGAAAGGGTTTCAAGAAGCGCTTATAGGGGAAAAGAACCCTTACGCTCTCCTCAACACAGCCTTTGCTGACTCAGGACTTTTTCTCTATGTCCCTCCTGGAAAGACAATTGAAATGGAATGGACACTTCCTTCTCTTGAGGAAGGAGCACTGCATACACCAAAAATGGAAATCTTTTTAGGAAAAGGTGCGCACTTATCAGTCCATTATACTCAGAAAGGACAGGGGCATTATTTTTACAACCAACATCTGCAATTCTCTCTTGAGGAAGGCGCAACTGCTTCTGTTAATGAGCATCTCGAACATAGCTCGGATGGCTTTGCTATGCATACGGTTCGAGCACGTCTTAAAAAGGAGGCCTTCTTTAAGATGTTTACTTTCTCAAAGGGAGCATGTTCTGAAAGACATGATATTCAAGTCTCTCTTGAAGGAGAGCGCAGTGAAGTAGACCTTAAAGGGCTCTCTTTGCCTGCGTTTAAAGACGAGGTGCACCACTATATCGACGTGAGGCACGTGGCCCCTAACTGTCGCTCGAATCAGCACTATAAAACGGCACTTATGAGACGCGCGCGCTCAAGTTTTGAAGGAAAGATATTTGTTGAGAAAGAAGCGCAGCAAACTGAGGCCTATCAACTCAACAATAACCTCCTTCTTAGTCCCAAAGCTCAAGCAATGAGCAAGCCAAATCTTGAGATTCTTGCAGACGATGTGAAAGCCTCTCATGGCGCAACAGTTGCGCGCCCCAAGGAAGAGGAACTTTTTTATCTGCAGTCGCGGGGGCTTAGCAAAAAAGAAGCAGAGTGGCATTTAGCTCGAGGCTTCTGCATGGAACTTGCATGCGAGAGTGTAATAGACAGATTCTTACGCCAAGGACAAGAAGATGGTTAA
- the sufC gene encoding Fe-S cluster assembly ATPase SufC: MLEIKNLHVSVEGEKILKGFSLTVNAGEIHAIMGPNGAGKSTLAKVLAGHPDYEITDGSITFLGKNLLELEIDERAHLGLFMGFQYPVEIPGVTNLQFLHSALNSKRKSQGEAPLSEEVFRELLMSKMQEMEISPTFSERDINGGFSGGEKKRNEILQMAVLQPKLAVLDETDSGLDIDAMKVVAAGVKSQLNDENALILITHYQRLLDYIKPQFVHVVVDGKVAKTGGAELALKLEEKGYAIHQ, encoded by the coding sequence ATGTTAGAGATCAAAAACCTTCATGTGTCAGTGGAAGGAGAAAAAATCTTGAAAGGATTTTCCCTGACAGTGAATGCGGGAGAGATTCACGCGATTATGGGGCCGAATGGTGCGGGAAAATCCACTCTTGCAAAAGTTTTGGCAGGACACCCAGACTATGAAATCACCGATGGTTCCATCACCTTTTTAGGGAAGAATCTCTTGGAGCTTGAAATCGACGAAAGAGCCCATCTTGGGCTCTTTATGGGGTTCCAATATCCCGTTGAAATTCCTGGAGTGACAAACCTTCAATTTTTGCACAGTGCTTTGAATAGTAAACGGAAGAGTCAAGGAGAGGCGCCTCTTTCAGAAGAAGTTTTTCGAGAGCTCCTGATGAGTAAGATGCAAGAGATGGAAATCAGTCCTACTTTTTCTGAAAGAGATATAAATGGAGGCTTTTCAGGGGGAGAAAAGAAGCGTAATGAGATTTTGCAGATGGCGGTTCTTCAGCCAAAGCTTGCTGTGTTAGATGAAACCGACTCGGGACTCGATATCGATGCAATGAAAGTTGTTGCAGCTGGTGTTAAGTCGCAATTAAACGATGAGAATGCCCTTATACTCATCACGCATTACCAACGCCTTCTTGATTATATTAAGCCCCAATTTGTTCATGTGGTTGTAGATGGGAAGGTTGCTAAGACAGGAGGGGCTGAGCTTGCCCTTAAACTTGAAGAAAAAGGGTATGCAATCCACCAATGA